In Argopecten irradians isolate NY chromosome 11, Ai_NY, whole genome shotgun sequence, one DNA window encodes the following:
- the LOC138335355 gene encoding PWWP domain-containing protein 2A-like, giving the protein MKMAEQKRRNGLLSKGMKLPVTIEEALNDVLVVSLESGSKVFRGILLDMKKRNLPHGIPWQFDQSGSNNDKDAKPVGSEGDTDTQQSEVAATSNRFTYQSQSCQTNINQASPHPVALARALYKDKNVRRIRLRPRQTLCNKCKAVCTETDKGIVPVTAVTKKPTPANETAPITRRTLKDGLRKRPAPPDTQTFSSRRKSLIQSKPSRMAPARTVRSVLTRSESLPESRVVLSRRVSLTDSKTVSTRKDSTELRNMLTRQDSLPESRIVLTRRESLTEKLASVRRDSSSSENKPVTTRRESSNMESMPVRKDSNGELLTAFVNDNKIQKVDKSAAANTKASPLIKITIGEGTVIKIPPRIHGDEVDGAGQSPVKVQETDSNDQMSSSEEMSPYKKLKRTFKKPKDKKDSENNSSGIQMSYLVSSHHKKHKRKHRHRHGSHSNDGDMFQTEGDMLDMFDENGETHSQTTQTEVISQRPRLLYTWRQNKGLSPRRDVNKGLSPRQENTSFSNIDKTMSPRISPKQENTFSDIDKCLSPKIKSNENVQIQKKEYRLRSRERNSTESESVDSVITDDSDDSCDDNLFTEEFTVQTVANSEDDHSAKSDDECSGTEDESGPPGDTNLESIRPLMMKIQSHDVTKCVATDGRSIHVGDIVWGKIQGFPWWPGRVLSITVSQRDNGIMIRQLAHVSWFGSSTMSHIQCSDLYPFLEDFKLRFNRKKRGPYKVAIKQATIAAQSTTNTHHIDFTEFDL; this is encoded by the exons ATGAAAATGGCGGAGCAAAAAAGGCGAAATGGGCTACTTTCAAAGGGCATGAAATTGCCCGTTACGATAGAAGAAGCCCTCAATGATGTACTCGTCGTGTCCTTAGAGTCTGGGAGCAAAGTTTTCCGTGGTATTTTATTAGATATGAAGAAGAG aaaTTTACCTCATGGCATTCCGTGGCAGTTTGACCAAAGTGGATCCAACAATGATAAAGATGCCAAACCAGTAGGTAGTGAAGGAGATACCGACACACAGCAATCAGAGGTAGCGGCTACGTCAAATAGATTCACATACCAATCACAGTCCTGTCAAACTAACATTAACCAGGCATCTCCACACCCAGTAGCACTGGCACGAGCCCTGTACAAGGACAAGAATGTACGGCGGATTCGATTACGTCCAAGGCAGACACTGTGCAACAAGTGTAAAGCTGTGTGTACAGAAACTGATAAAGGTATTGTACCGGTGACAGCTGTTACAAAAAAACCTACACCAGCAAACGAGACTGCACCAATAACACGCAGGACATTGAAAGATGGGTTGAGGAAACGACCCGCTCCACCGGACACTCAGACATTTTCATCACGAAGGAAATCCCTCATTCAAAGTAAACCCTCCAGAATGGCACCAGCCAGAACAGTAAGAAGTGTACTGACTCGTAGTGAATCTCTCCCAGAAAGTAGGGTTGTGTTATCGCGACGAGTTTCACTCACAGATTCAAAGACTGTATCCACTCGCAAGGATTCAACTGAACTTAGGAATATGTTAACGCGTCAGGATTCTCTTCCTGAGAGTAGGATAGTTTTAACTCGTAGAGAATCCCTAACAGAAAAATTAGCATCAGTTCGTAGAGATTCTTCTAGCTCCGAAAACAAACCGGTGACAACTCGTAGGGAGTCTTCAAACATGGAGTCGATGCCAGTGAGGAAAGATTCTAATGGGGAATTATTAACTGCTTTTGTGaatgacaataaaatacaaaaagtaGACAAATCAGCAGCAGCTAATACAAAGGCCAGTCCGttaattaaaattacaattgGGGAAGGGACTGTTATAAAGATCCCTCCTCGTATCCATGGTGACGAGGTGGATGGGGCTGGACAAAGCCCGGTTAAGGTGCAGGAGACAGATTCAAATGACCAAATGAGTAGTTCAGAAGAAATGTCTCCTTACAAAAAGCTTAAGAGGACGTTTAAGAAGCCAAAAGACAAAAAAGATTCAGAAAACAACTCTTCTGGTATTCAAATGTCGTACCTTGTGTCTAGTCATCACAAAAAACACAAACGGAAACATCGACATCGTCACGGTAGTCATAGTAACGATGGTGATATGTTTCAGACTGAAGGGGATATGTTAGACATGTTTGATGAAAACGGTGAAACACATTCACAGACGACACAGACAGAAGTGATCTCACAACGTCCGCGGTTACTGTACACATGGCGTCAAAATAAAGGTCTATCGCCTAGACGAGATGTCAACAAAGGACTTTCTCCAAGACAGGAAAATACATCATTTAGTAACATTGACAAAACTATGTCTCCAAGAATATCACCAAAacaggaaaacacatttagtgACATAGACAAATGTTTGTCTCCTAAAATAAAATCCAACGAAAATGTTCAGATTCAGAAGAAGGAATATCGACTCCGAAGTCGAGAAAGGAACAGCACGGAATCTGAGTCAGTGGACTCTGTTATAACGGATGACTCTGATGATTCTTGTGATGATAACCTGTTCACAGAGGAATTTACTGTTCAGACTGTCGCAAACAGTGAGGATGATCATAGTGCCAAGTCTGATGATGAATGTTCAGGGACGGAGGACGAATCTGGGCCTCCTGGAGATACCAACTTAGAGTCGATACGTCCTCTCATGATGAAAATTCAGTCTCATGATGTTACGAAGTGTGTAGCGACGGATGGTAGGAGTATACATGTCGGGGACATTGTGTGGGGTAAAATTCAAGGTTTCCCATGGTGGCCGGGTCGTGTGCTATCCATTACTGTTAGTCAGAGAGACAACGGTATCATGATCCGACAGCTGGCTCATGTCTCTTGGTTTGGCTCGTCAACGATGTCCCACATCCAGTGCTCCGACCTCTATCCATTCCTTGAGGACTTCAAACTTCGTTTTAATAGAAAGAAACGTGGACCTTACAAAGTAGCCATCAAACAAGCAACCATCGCCGCCCAGAGTACAACTAATACCCATCATATTGACTTCACAGAGTTTGACTTATGA
- the LOC138334583 gene encoding uncharacterized protein: MSALWQPEINGPRRVRVSDIIVIRPVQTGSDIIVLLELAIVVEEERRRKRPKSTPGNTKIFVREGETLEQKKAATTSLLDRGKDWELKVDLDGRLVFPIVETTLRPDMVLITNQSRTIIVVELTVLWEENCEEAHEMKNFEYADLIADCKEKGWKAWLFAVEVGCRGFPAQSTKRLLQHLGVRGKTMSSAMRRTGEAAEKASCWLWHRRVDLEWKSGSIE; the protein is encoded by the coding sequence ATGTCAGCTCTGTGGCAGCCAGAAATCAATGGCCCACGTCGTGTCAGGGTGTCAGACATCATTGTCATACGGCCGGTACAGACGGGGTCAGACATCATTGTCCTACTCGAGCTGGCAATCGTTGTAGAGGAAGAAAGGAGGAGGAAGCGCCCAAAGTCAACACCTGGTAATACGAAGATCTTTGTAAGGGAGGGCGAGACATTGGAGCAGAAGAAGGCAGCTACAACATCATTGCTAGATAGAGGAAAGGACTGGGAGCTCAAAGTGGACCTAGATGGAAGACTTGTTTTCCCGATAGTGGAGACTACATTACGTCCCGACATGGTTCTGATAACAAACCAGTCCAGAACTATCATTGTAGTGGAGCTCACAGTACTTTGGGAAGAAAATTGTGAAGAGGCTCATGAAATGAAGAACTTTGAGTATGCGGATCTAATAGCAGACTGTAAAGAGAAAGGATGGAAGGCATGGCTGTTTGCAGTCGAGGTTGGATGCAGGGGGTTCCCAGCTCAATCAACGAAAAGACTCCTGCAACATTTAGGAGTACGGGGGAAGACAATGTCATCAGCCATGAGAAGAACTGGTGAAGCTGCTGAGAAAGCGTCTTGCTGGTTATGGCACCGTCGGGTCGACTTGGAATGGAAGTCAGGATCGATCGAGTAG